A single window of Nocardia higoensis DNA harbors:
- a CDS encoding DNA polymerase beta superfamily protein: protein MSLRAVPDSMDPHIVGTIDEELSRIERDHGVHILLAIESGSRAWGFPSPDSDYDCRFVYLSGLDTYLSPWRTREVIETPLVDLLDVNGWDLAKALRLLVRGNAVLIEWLMSPIVYRGDPAFRAELLALAHQVADRDRIARHYLHLGSKQWQRRNEQGSLKKVFYALRPALALRWLREHPGAAVAPMHVPTLLAECDLAPSLRTSIDELIALKSHTREMGSGAAPAMIADFVEAEFARAAAALPKSPSEPPRHARRLATTFFHDRALALSRRP from the coding sequence ATGTCTCTTCGCGCCGTGCCCGACTCGATGGACCCGCACATCGTCGGGACGATCGACGAGGAGTTGTCGCGTATCGAGCGCGACCACGGTGTCCACATCCTGCTGGCCATCGAAAGCGGCAGCCGAGCGTGGGGATTCCCCTCCCCGGATTCCGACTACGACTGCCGCTTCGTCTACCTGTCCGGACTGGACACCTATCTGTCCCCCTGGCGCACCCGCGAGGTCATCGAGACTCCGCTCGTCGATCTCCTCGACGTCAACGGCTGGGACCTGGCCAAGGCCCTGCGACTGCTGGTGCGCGGCAACGCGGTGCTCATCGAGTGGCTGATGTCGCCGATCGTCTACCGCGGAGACCCGGCCTTCCGCGCCGAGTTGCTCGCGCTGGCCCATCAGGTCGCCGATCGTGACCGGATCGCCAGACACTACCTGCACTTGGGCAGCAAGCAATGGCAGCGCAGGAACGAACAGGGTTCGTTGAAGAAGGTCTTCTACGCGCTGCGACCGGCCCTGGCCCTGCGCTGGCTACGAGAGCATCCCGGCGCCGCCGTGGCACCCATGCATGTGCCGACCTTGCTCGCCGAATGCGATCTCGCGCCCAGCCTCCGCACCTCGATCGACGAACTGATCGCACTGAAGTCCCACACGAGAGAGATGGGCTCAGGCGCCGCCCCGGCGATGATCGCCGACTTCGTCGAGGCCGAATTCGCCCGCGCCGCGGCGGCCCTGCCGAAGTCGCCGTCCGAACCCCCTCGGCACGCGCGCCGACTGGCGACCACCTTCTTCCACGACCGCGCCCTCGCCCTCAGCCGACGACCCTGA
- a CDS encoding cold-shock protein, protein MVHGTVLWFDSEKGFGFIAQDGGGPDVFVDYLELAGTGFRSLEEGQRVAFDLRHSKSGPEAMGVRVVG, encoded by the coding sequence ATGGTGCACGGCACTGTGTTGTGGTTCGACAGCGAGAAGGGCTTCGGCTTCATCGCCCAGGACGGAGGCGGACCCGACGTGTTCGTCGACTACCTGGAGCTGGCCGGGACCGGGTTCCGGTCGCTCGAAGAAGGTCAGCGGGTGGCCTTCGACCTACGTCACAGCAAGTCCGGACCAGAGGCGATGGGGGTCAGGGTCGTCGGCTGA
- a CDS encoding cold-shock protein gives MAQGIVKWFNSEKGFGFIAQDGGGPDVFVHYSAVSGSGFRSLDEGQRVEFEIGQGQKGPQAQDVRVVA, from the coding sequence ATGGCTCAAGGCATTGTGAAGTGGTTCAACAGCGAGAAGGGCTTCGGCTTCATCGCTCAGGATGGCGGCGGTCCCGACGTCTTCGTGCACTACTCGGCGGTCAGCGGTTCCGGTTTCCGGTCGCTGGACGAGGGTCAGCGCGTGGAGTTCGAGATCGGCCAGGGGCAGAAGGGCCCGCAGGCCCAGGATGTCCGCGTCGTCGCCTGA
- a CDS encoding HNH endonuclease → MSPDPSWTRDELILACDLTMANGWIELREHDPRVCELSSLLRSLPIHPPERRSPTFRSVGSVSRKTTDIMTVHPGYRGKATKGGALTKKVLFDFLNEPELMHQAAETIRAIAPEMPTNEVVEPAGWDVAFVDDVDFREGKLLATRHFRRERDRRLRKKKVDQFRAVHARLFCEACGFDFENVYGPHGAGYIECHHIVPLHSSGETKTKLSDLILLCSNCHRMIHYRTQWLSPAELREALRDAANVPVDLDAAGDRVPGTD, encoded by the coding sequence GTGTCGCCCGATCCATCCTGGACCCGTGATGAGCTGATCCTCGCATGCGATCTCACGATGGCGAACGGATGGATCGAGCTGCGAGAGCACGATCCCCGGGTGTGTGAGTTGTCCAGCCTGTTGCGGTCCCTGCCGATTCATCCGCCCGAGCGCAGGAGTCCGACCTTCCGCAGTGTGGGCAGCGTCTCACGGAAGACGACCGACATCATGACGGTGCATCCGGGCTATCGGGGGAAAGCAACCAAGGGCGGGGCGTTGACGAAGAAGGTTCTGTTCGACTTCCTGAACGAGCCGGAGCTCATGCACCAGGCTGCCGAGACCATACGGGCGATCGCACCCGAGATGCCGACGAATGAGGTGGTGGAGCCCGCAGGCTGGGACGTCGCTTTCGTGGACGACGTCGACTTCCGCGAGGGAAAGTTGCTGGCGACCAGGCATTTTCGGCGTGAGCGTGACCGGAGGTTGCGGAAGAAGAAGGTCGATCAATTTCGTGCCGTCCATGCGCGGTTGTTCTGCGAGGCGTGTGGCTTCGACTTCGAGAACGTGTACGGGCCCCATGGGGCGGGCTATATCGAATGCCATCACATCGTGCCGCTACACAGTTCAGGTGAAACGAAGACCAAGCTCTCCGATCTGATCCTGCTGTGCTCGAACTGTCATCGGATGATTCACTACCGGACGCAATGGTTGAGCCCCGCGGAATTGCGTGAGGCTCTCCGCGATGCGGCAAACGTGCCGGTCGACCTCGACGCGGCCGGGGACCGCGTGCCGGGCACGGACTGA
- a CDS encoding helix-turn-helix transcriptional regulator: MPSTFWQTDLMRDALAAGHMGHVIFAFRTHPHHGRQLSQEQVAGWLGLTQAQLSRIEKGAAPEHLSKLIKWAQALRIPEELLWFKIRGRVGDSATPATSSDPANPEPDADLRLAQRLMTCGAEVPIPMGDSRFEHQALPLEDSYRHFDRPTVDVFVDTLAKCKADDRARGSAAALSSTLGLLAAIRRHCKDAKPDIRRSLLSLGAEGAEFCGWLYRDMRRPAVAGYWYDRAVDMAQEAGDLPMQGYVLLRKSQMAYEERDGVRVLALAQAARCGPWQLSAAVRAEVIQQEARGLAMLGEPLSLVEQALDDATAAFTAGETDQNTLVPDGYNEQTHLLRTASCYVEAGKPARAATLFGRVLGTGHLSGRDEGYFRARHAGALALCGEPDQAADEGLRAMVCAIETQSSRTKRELCRVVDSLSRWHARPGPRELAAALSADDVTASPSANPGPSR; the protein is encoded by the coding sequence GTGCCGTCTACCTTCTGGCAGACCGACCTGATGCGCGATGCTCTCGCCGCTGGACATATGGGCCACGTGATTTTCGCCTTCCGGACCCACCCGCATCATGGTCGACAGCTCTCCCAGGAGCAGGTCGCCGGCTGGCTGGGACTCACGCAAGCTCAACTGAGCCGCATCGAGAAAGGTGCAGCACCGGAACATCTCTCCAAGCTCATCAAATGGGCACAGGCATTGCGAATTCCGGAGGAACTGCTCTGGTTCAAGATTCGTGGTCGCGTCGGCGACAGTGCCACACCAGCAACGAGCAGCGACCCCGCCAATCCTGAGCCCGACGCGGATCTGCGACTTGCCCAACGACTGATGACCTGCGGTGCCGAGGTACCGATACCCATGGGTGATAGCCGATTCGAGCACCAGGCGCTGCCACTCGAGGATTCTTACCGGCATTTCGACAGACCGACCGTCGACGTCTTTGTCGATACTCTGGCCAAGTGCAAGGCCGATGATCGTGCTCGCGGTTCTGCTGCCGCCCTCTCGTCGACGCTCGGTCTACTCGCGGCGATCCGACGCCACTGCAAGGATGCGAAACCGGACATCCGGCGCTCACTTCTCTCGCTCGGCGCGGAGGGGGCCGAATTCTGCGGGTGGCTGTACCGGGATATGCGGCGGCCGGCAGTCGCCGGGTACTGGTATGACCGGGCAGTCGATATGGCCCAGGAGGCGGGCGACCTACCGATGCAGGGCTATGTGCTGCTTCGGAAATCGCAGATGGCCTACGAAGAACGCGACGGCGTGCGCGTCCTTGCTCTCGCACAGGCAGCGCGGTGCGGTCCGTGGCAGTTGTCCGCCGCGGTACGAGCCGAAGTGATCCAGCAAGAGGCCCGCGGGCTCGCCATGCTCGGCGAGCCACTGAGCCTGGTCGAGCAGGCGCTCGACGACGCGACCGCTGCCTTCACAGCGGGGGAAACTGATCAAAACACCCTTGTGCCTGATGGGTACAACGAACAGACCCATCTGCTGCGGACCGCCAGCTGCTACGTCGAGGCGGGCAAACCGGCGCGGGCAGCGACGTTGTTCGGCAGAGTCCTTGGGACAGGACACCTGTCAGGCCGCGACGAGGGATACTTCCGGGCGCGACATGCTGGTGCACTGGCGCTCTGCGGTGAGCCCGACCAGGCCGCCGACGAGGGCTTGCGGGCAATGGTCTGTGCCATCGAAACGCAGTCCAGTCGCACGAAGCGCGAGCTTTGCCGAGTCGTCGACAGTCTGAGTCGTTGGCACGCCAGGCCGGGGCCGCGCGAACTGGCTGCCGCGTTGTCGGCAGACGACGTTACGGCGAGCCCGTCAGCCAATCCCGGACCGTCTCGATGA
- a CDS encoding alpha/beta hydrolase, which yields MPARSTTTFLRTLDGLRLEGTVVTPEAAVDAAVLLVHGGGVTREEGGFFARLAEGLADAGIASLRYDLRGHGASEGRPEESSLAAHLNDIRVTRQHLARETGIAGTSLIGASFGGGLTAYYAASCPDDVTRLVLLNPQLDYKSRYIDQKPHWINDFLDEDMSRQLSEQGYINHSATVKHSRAFLNEVFWIRPNEVISEIVAPTLLVHGTEDTFVPVETSRLAARRLRTEHKLVEIVGAQHGFAVHDDSQYMNPQSQRWQSFVIETVRDWLTGSP from the coding sequence GTGCCCGCTCGCAGCACCACCACATTCCTCCGCACGCTCGATGGCCTCCGCCTCGAGGGAACAGTCGTCACCCCTGAAGCTGCGGTCGACGCGGCCGTATTGCTCGTGCATGGCGGCGGCGTCACCAGAGAGGAGGGTGGGTTCTTCGCCCGCCTGGCAGAGGGGTTGGCCGATGCCGGTATCGCCTCACTTCGGTATGACCTGCGTGGCCACGGAGCCAGCGAGGGGCGCCCCGAAGAGTCGTCGCTCGCCGCGCACCTCAACGACATTCGAGTCACCCGACAGCACTTGGCGCGCGAGACCGGGATAGCCGGCACTAGCCTCATCGGAGCGAGTTTCGGCGGTGGCCTGACCGCCTATTACGCGGCCAGCTGCCCGGATGACGTGACGCGGTTGGTGCTTCTGAATCCCCAACTTGATTACAAGTCCCGCTATATCGATCAAAAGCCGCACTGGATAAACGATTTCCTGGACGAAGACATGTCCAGGCAGCTCAGCGAACAGGGCTACATCAACCACTCAGCCACGGTGAAGCACAGCCGGGCATTCCTGAACGAGGTGTTCTGGATCAGGCCGAACGAGGTGATCAGTGAGATCGTCGCCCCCACGCTGCTCGTACACGGCACCGAAGACACCTTCGTGCCGGTCGAAACATCACGCCTGGCGGCGCGGCGGCTGCGGACCGAGCACAAGCTCGTCGAAATCGTTGGGGCACAACACGGCTTCGCCGTGCACGACGATTCGCAGTATATGAACCCGCAGAGTCAGCGGTGGCAATCCTTCGTCATCGAGACGGTCCGGGATTGGCTGACGGGCTCGCCGTAA
- a CDS encoding cytochrome P450, with protein sequence MPATQSGITHPACCPGGRGSPLDPDSEFRFPLFTTAFATDPHAAYAQMREQFGSLVPVWLSPGVPATLVIGYWTAVRILNDPEHFPADPRSWQRHIPPECPVLPMMQWRPNPLRSSGVEHKRYRSATVDALAQVDLVGVHGVVERIAMALINRFCGGGRADLIADFASPLVFEVISELIGCEADLSAQAAAGMAMIFESSADAAEGNRLMVTALGEIVDRKRARPGTDITSWLLAHHTGLDDQETVHQLVTLYGAASEPLTNLIVNALSWMLTHPSFAGQVSGGSISTRDALTYVLFRDPPITNFCMSYPLQPQLIDNTWVPAHQPVVISLAACNNDPAVVGGNIRGNESHLGYGTGPHGCPARTLAELIAWDAIDQLLDALPEMELAVAREQLRWRPGPFHRSLAALPVVFAPVPPLTVPFR encoded by the coding sequence ATGCCCGCAACACAATCCGGCATTACCCATCCCGCTTGTTGCCCTGGCGGGCGCGGCTCGCCGCTGGATCCCGACAGCGAATTCCGTTTCCCGCTGTTCACCACCGCCTTCGCGACCGACCCACACGCCGCATACGCGCAGATGCGCGAGCAGTTCGGATCGCTGGTCCCGGTATGGCTCTCGCCGGGTGTCCCGGCGACCTTGGTGATCGGCTATTGGACCGCAGTGCGGATTCTGAACGATCCCGAACATTTCCCGGCCGATCCGCGGAGCTGGCAGCGTCACATCCCACCGGAGTGCCCCGTCTTGCCGATGATGCAGTGGCGGCCGAACCCGTTGCGCAGCAGCGGTGTCGAACACAAGCGCTACCGGTCGGCCACCGTGGATGCGCTCGCCCAAGTGGACCTCGTCGGCGTCCACGGCGTGGTCGAGCGGATCGCCATGGCGTTGATCAACAGGTTCTGTGGCGGTGGCCGGGCCGATCTGATCGCAGATTTCGCCTCACCGCTGGTCTTCGAAGTAATCAGCGAGCTGATCGGATGCGAGGCTGACCTCAGCGCACAGGCCGCGGCGGGGATGGCGATGATCTTCGAGTCGAGCGCCGACGCCGCCGAAGGGAACCGGCTGATGGTGACGGCGCTGGGCGAGATCGTCGACCGCAAGCGCGCCCGACCGGGCACAGACATCACCTCCTGGCTGCTGGCCCATCACACCGGTCTCGACGACCAAGAGACCGTCCACCAGTTGGTCACCCTCTACGGGGCGGCGAGCGAGCCGCTGACCAATCTCATCGTCAACGCGCTGTCCTGGATGTTGACCCACCCGAGCTTCGCGGGCCAGGTCTCCGGCGGGTCGATCTCGACACGTGACGCACTCACGTACGTGCTGTTCCGTGACCCACCGATCACGAATTTCTGCATGAGCTATCCGCTTCAGCCGCAGCTCATCGACAACACCTGGGTGCCGGCGCATCAGCCGGTCGTGATCAGCCTGGCAGCCTGCAACAACGACCCGGCCGTCGTCGGCGGCAACATCCGCGGCAACGAATCACATTTGGGATACGGCACCGGGCCGCACGGCTGCCCCGCGCGAACGTTGGCCGAACTGATCGCCTGGGACGCCATCGATCAGCTCCTCGACGCCCTGCCCGAAATGGAGCTCGCGGTAGCCCGCGAGCAGTTGCGGTGGCGGCCGGGCCCGTTCCACCGGTCTTTGGCAGCACTGCCTGTCGTCTTCGCTCCAGTCCCGCCGCTGACCGTGCCCTTCCGCTGA
- a CDS encoding cytochrome P450 family protein — MTDLHLTPTPAPIVLDPTGTDISGEAVALRERGRLVRVELPGGIRVWAVTDPELLKSLHVDRRVSKDAAQHWPPFRAGDIPADWPLISWVSVRNMLTAYGKEHQRLRRLVAPAFTAPRVTALRPQIKQITTALLDGLAARADGEVIDLRADYAEQVPARVITALMGVPTDLQAGLQLCVGEIFSTSPQRDPQATFAEMVSILTALVARRRVEPGEDMTSLLISHRDDADRLTEEELVHTLLLVISAGYETTVNLIDQAIYHLLTRRELLARLRTGAVTWPALVEETLRYTPPVANLPLRYAVVDIDIDGQRIAAGEAIITSIAAANRNPHLHGPDADEFHPARPTKEHLSFGYGPHYCLGAALARLEAGIALPALFGRFPHLTLAVAPDAVKPLRSFISQGHQQLPVWLDGPVAPSSAITDSDR, encoded by the coding sequence ATGACCGATCTTCACCTCACTCCCACTCCTGCGCCCATCGTGCTCGATCCCACCGGCACCGACATCTCCGGCGAGGCCGTCGCACTACGCGAGCGCGGACGCCTGGTCCGCGTCGAGCTGCCCGGCGGCATCCGTGTCTGGGCGGTCACCGACCCCGAACTACTCAAATCGCTGCACGTCGATCGACGGGTGTCCAAGGACGCCGCTCAGCACTGGCCGCCGTTCCGCGCCGGTGACATCCCGGCGGACTGGCCGTTGATCTCCTGGGTGTCGGTACGCAACATGCTCACCGCCTACGGCAAAGAGCATCAACGGCTACGCAGGCTCGTCGCCCCCGCGTTCACCGCGCCCCGTGTCACCGCTTTGCGCCCGCAGATCAAGCAGATCACCACCGCCCTGCTCGACGGTCTGGCCGCACGAGCAGACGGCGAGGTGATCGACCTGCGTGCGGACTACGCCGAGCAGGTGCCGGCGCGGGTGATCACCGCGCTGATGGGTGTGCCCACCGACCTGCAAGCCGGGCTGCAGTTGTGTGTCGGTGAGATCTTCTCCACCTCTCCACAGCGCGATCCGCAAGCCACGTTCGCCGAGATGGTGAGCATTCTGACCGCGCTGGTGGCCCGTCGCCGCGTCGAGCCGGGCGAGGACATGACCAGCCTGCTCATCAGCCACCGCGACGACGCCGACCGGCTCACCGAGGAAGAACTCGTCCACACGCTGCTGCTGGTGATCAGCGCCGGATACGAAACCACGGTCAATCTCATCGACCAAGCCATCTACCACCTGCTGACCCGTCGCGAACTGCTCGCTCGGCTTCGAACGGGCGCGGTCACCTGGCCGGCGCTGGTCGAGGAAACCTTGCGCTACACACCCCCGGTGGCGAATCTGCCCCTGCGCTACGCGGTCGTCGATATCGACATCGACGGCCAGCGCATCGCCGCCGGGGAAGCGATCATCACCAGCATCGCCGCTGCCAACCGCAACCCACACCTGCACGGACCCGATGCCGACGAGTTTCATCCGGCCAGGCCGACCAAGGAGCACCTGTCCTTCGGGTACGGCCCGCACTACTGCCTCGGCGCGGCTCTGGCACGTCTGGAGGCCGGGATCGCGCTGCCCGCGCTGTTCGGGCGGTTCCCCCACCTGACACTCGCTGTCGCACCCGATGCGGTGAAACCGCTGCGCAGCTTCATCTCCCAGGGACATCAGCAGCTCCCCGTCTGGCTGGACGGACCGGTCGCCCCGTCGTCAGCCATCACGGACTCCGACCGGTGA